In Verrucomicrobiota bacterium, one DNA window encodes the following:
- a CDS encoding hemolysin family protein, with protein sequence MMAFFADILASTAGELPSEWPSAGEVLLYLAGIVFFLLLNAFFVASEFAIVKVRPSQLEFDEQEAKRSSGRAKRTATGIVENLDRYLSANQLGITLASLALGFLGGPLVERLIGPFLRGLSWFPHGSIGVVSWILALVSFTFLHVVIGELVPKSVAIRRPLPTTLALARPLHLFYRAFSSAIALLNRSANFLLKHLLKIDPASEVVPVHSSEELALLVSESLDQEEVTETERTILINALELNNLEVREIMTPRSEVISLDVKDDFATNLARVKESSHTRFPLIDGHLDQTLGMIHIKDVFRLEEKEEPDLEAIKRGILRVPESMPLDRLLQLFLKERVHLALAMDEFGGAVGLVFMDNVLEELVGDIRDEFDVDQQEFLEVKEGEYLVSGGLGLYEISEHLTTLQLESDEVTTIGGYVTHLLGHLPKTNDRVQIDDFDVKVEKADGRRVVQLRFREAPETL encoded by the coding sequence ATGATGGCTTTTTTCGCTGACATCCTGGCCTCCACCGCAGGCGAACTGCCTTCGGAGTGGCCGAGTGCGGGAGAGGTCCTGCTCTACCTGGCGGGCATCGTTTTCTTCCTTCTGCTGAATGCCTTCTTTGTGGCCTCGGAGTTTGCCATCGTGAAGGTCCGGCCCAGCCAGCTGGAATTCGATGAGCAGGAAGCGAAACGCTCTTCTGGCCGGGCCAAGCGCACCGCCACGGGCATCGTGGAGAACCTGGACCGCTATCTTTCGGCCAACCAACTGGGGATCACTCTGGCTTCGCTCGCGCTCGGCTTTCTCGGAGGGCCCTTGGTGGAGCGATTGATCGGGCCGTTTCTCCGGGGCCTTTCTTGGTTTCCGCATGGTTCGATCGGCGTGGTCTCGTGGATTTTGGCTTTGGTGTCGTTCACCTTTCTGCACGTGGTGATCGGCGAGCTGGTGCCCAAGTCCGTCGCCATTCGGAGACCGCTGCCAACGACTTTGGCCCTGGCTCGGCCTTTGCACCTTTTTTACCGGGCTTTCAGTTCCGCCATCGCGCTCCTCAACCGGAGTGCCAATTTTCTCCTGAAGCATCTTCTGAAAATCGATCCGGCTTCGGAAGTGGTGCCGGTCCACAGCTCGGAAGAATTGGCGCTTCTCGTTTCGGAGAGTCTCGATCAGGAGGAGGTCACGGAGACGGAACGCACCATTCTCATCAACGCTCTCGAACTGAATAACTTGGAGGTGCGCGAGATCATGACCCCGCGAAGCGAAGTCATCTCGCTGGATGTGAAAGATGATTTCGCTACCAATCTAGCCAGGGTCAAAGAATCCAGCCACACTCGTTTTCCACTGATCGATGGGCATCTCGACCAGACTTTGGGGATGATTCACATCAAGGACGTCTTCCGTTTGGAAGAGAAGGAGGAGCCCGACTTGGAGGCCATCAAAAGGGGCATTCTGAGGGTGCCCGAGAGCATGCCGCTGGATCGCCTGCTGCAATTGTTTTTGAAGGAGCGAGTGCACTTGGCGCTCGCGATGGACGAATTTGGGGGAGCGGTCGGCTTGGTCTTTATGGACAATGTGCTGGAGGAGTTGGTGGGCGATATTCGGGACGAATTCGACGTGGACCAACAGGAGTTTCTGGAGGTCAAGGAGGGGGAGTATCTGGTCTCCGGGGGGCTGGGGCTTTATGAAATCTCAGAGCACCTCACGACCTTGCAGTTGGAGAGCGATGAGGTGACCACGATCGGTGGCTATGTCACGCACCTCCTGGGTCACTTGCCGAAGACGAACGACCGGGTTCAGATCGACGACTTTGACGTAAAGGTCGAAAAGGCGGACGGCCGTCGGGTGGTGCAACTCCGCTTCCGAGAGGCCCCCGAGACTCTCTAG
- a CDS encoding 5-(carboxyamino)imidazole ribonucleotide synthase — MASAKESPRFGILGGGQLARMLAQAAQRLDVRTEVWDADRVCPAASSALVHPEAMEKEAALACGLFTLESENVGLERLRQLEAWGCHCAPKADVLAALQDKVAQKELLAGLGAKLPAFEVVESVGALQAFGQSQGWPVVLKKRTGGYDGRGNATVHRSEEAEAAWELLGGRGLYVEAFCPFERELAIQVVRGRDGERKSYPLVDSVQENHICKVVTAPSEVPESLAQEARDLAYALVEEIEYVGVLAVEFFLTSDGFLWVNEVAPRVHNSGHYTMDATACGQFENHVRAILGWPLGDTRLWQPAAMVNVLGDGDGRGFPRGVAQALAVPGARLHLYGKARARAGRKMGHVNALAASASEARERAEKAANSLTFVS, encoded by the coding sequence ATGGCTTCCGCAAAGGAGAGCCCGCGCTTTGGGATCTTGGGCGGTGGGCAGCTGGCGCGCATGTTGGCGCAGGCAGCCCAACGCCTGGATGTCCGGACCGAAGTCTGGGATGCCGATCGGGTCTGTCCCGCGGCCAGCTCCGCGCTGGTGCACCCTGAAGCCATGGAAAAGGAAGCGGCCCTGGCTTGCGGGCTCTTTACCTTGGAAAGTGAGAACGTGGGACTGGAGCGCTTGCGGCAATTAGAAGCATGGGGCTGTCATTGCGCGCCCAAGGCCGATGTCTTGGCCGCTCTTCAGGATAAGGTGGCCCAAAAAGAACTCCTGGCGGGACTGGGAGCCAAGCTGCCCGCTTTCGAAGTGGTGGAATCGGTCGGGGCCCTGCAGGCATTTGGGCAAAGTCAGGGCTGGCCAGTGGTGCTCAAGAAACGAACGGGAGGTTACGACGGGCGAGGCAATGCCACGGTTCACCGGAGCGAAGAGGCGGAGGCTGCTTGGGAGCTGCTGGGAGGGAGAGGGCTCTACGTGGAAGCCTTTTGCCCTTTTGAACGAGAACTGGCGATCCAAGTGGTGCGCGGTCGGGACGGGGAGCGGAAGTCCTACCCTCTGGTCGATTCCGTGCAGGAAAACCACATTTGCAAAGTGGTGACGGCCCCCTCCGAGGTGCCTGAATCATTGGCCCAGGAGGCGCGGGACTTGGCCTATGCCTTGGTGGAGGAGATCGAATATGTCGGTGTCTTGGCAGTGGAGTTTTTTCTCACGAGCGACGGGTTTTTGTGGGTCAACGAAGTGGCGCCCCGCGTCCACAATTCGGGGCACTACACCATGGATGCGACCGCTTGCGGGCAGTTTGAGAACCACGTGCGGGCGATTTTGGGATGGCCTTTGGGGGACACGAGGCTTTGGCAACCCGCGGCCATGGTCAATGTCTTGGGCGATGGCGACGGCCGTGGCTTTCCTCGGGGAGTGGCCCAAGCCCTGGCCGTTCCCGGCGCTCGGCTCCACCTTTATGGAAAGGCGCGGGCTCGCGCGGGCCGGAAGATGGGACATGTCAATGCGCTGGCGGCATCGGCGTCCGAAGCGCGGGAGAGGGCGGAAAAGGCTGCAAATTCCCTGACCTTTGTATCTTGA
- the mreC gene encoding rod shape-determining protein MreC, with the protein MMGPFVRAGSALEKDIGNSIKDLREPGLLEEENEKLRERLAELEVVHSEREALQRENDRLRSALGFAERSVSNLLAAKILKRESSTWWSTLILDKGSEDGVELNAPVVSQEGLVGKVTAVSESVCVVLTLADERCQVGVRIEGQADRGILSGARGALSANPELRLKFLPKAIEIPVGARLYTSGDGQVFPSGILVGQVERLERGELTDEAIALPAVDFANLEILFILTTAV; encoded by the coding sequence ATGATGGGTCCTTTCGTGAGAGCGGGTTCGGCTTTGGAAAAAGACATCGGCAATTCGATCAAAGATCTACGAGAGCCGGGCTTGCTGGAAGAGGAAAATGAGAAGCTGCGGGAGCGGCTGGCCGAGTTGGAAGTGGTGCATTCTGAGAGAGAGGCTTTGCAGCGGGAGAATGACCGACTGCGAAGCGCCTTGGGGTTTGCCGAGCGATCTGTTTCTAACTTGTTGGCTGCCAAGATTCTCAAGCGCGAGTCGTCCACTTGGTGGAGCACTTTGATTCTGGACAAAGGCAGTGAGGACGGAGTGGAATTGAATGCCCCGGTCGTGAGCCAGGAAGGCTTGGTCGGCAAGGTGACGGCGGTTTCGGAGTCGGTCTGCGTGGTGCTGACTTTGGCCGACGAGCGCTGCCAAGTGGGCGTCCGAATCGAGGGGCAGGCTGATCGCGGTATTTTGAGTGGTGCGCGAGGGGCCTTGTCTGCCAATCCTGAATTGCGGCTGAAGTTCCTCCCGAAAGCGATCGAGATCCCCGTCGGGGCTCGACTCTATACCTCGGGAGATGGGCAAGTCTTCCCGAGTGGGATTCTCGTGGGCCAAGTCGAGCGATTGGAACGAGGAGAGTTGACCGACGAAGCCATCGCCCTTCCCGCAGTGGACTTTGCCAACCTCGAGATCCTTTTTATACTGACGACTGCTGTATGA
- a CDS encoding FmdB family zinc ribbon protein: MPIYEYISQDPEAGCRICRKGFELRRPIDRAALEVCPLCKSPVRKRVSAVHTPVLSKPMSVSDAKGAGFTILEKRDQGVYEKL; the protein is encoded by the coding sequence ATGCCGATCTACGAATACATTTCCCAAGACCCTGAGGCCGGCTGCCGGATTTGCCGAAAAGGGTTTGAGCTACGTCGTCCCATCGATCGTGCCGCCTTGGAGGTCTGCCCGCTCTGCAAGAGCCCCGTCCGCAAACGGGTGAGTGCGGTCCACACGCCGGTCTTGAGCAAACCCATGTCGGTCAGCGATGCCAAAGGGGCTGGCTTCACCATTTTGGAAAAACGTGACCAGGGCGTCTACGAGAAGCTCTGA
- a CDS encoding Rne/Rng family ribonuclease yields the protein MSLKNLKRMLGLSREFNQGRKLVVNCEKLETRMAMVEDGVLEEYTIERINDDRLVGSIFKGRVKNIEQGLKAMFVDIGFEKNAFLHFWDAIPAALDGGMEEIQRGGRPKAKKKRITSRDIPSIYPAGSEVLIQVTKGPIGTKGPRVTTNISLPGRYLVLMPYNEQFGISRKVDDPKERQRLRKIMEKLTVPEGMGVIMRTVATGKRLRHFVRDLSVLLEDWQAIENAKANKPAPVCAFQEPDLVGRSVRDFLTEDVDEVICDSEETADRMRELAAPISKRSMRKIHHLSTPGPIFDELGIEKQIADAFHRQVWLKCGGYLVIDETEAMITVDVNTGRNRGSKNVEKMITETNVEAAEEVARQLRLRNIGGLVVVDFIDMKGRKDQQAVYRAMKERLKRDKAKTQVLHISQLGLMEMTRQRLHESLSDTLYDRCPYCSGNGKIKSTMSMSVELQRTLTGLIGKQGIGDLVIVVHPEVMDRLRSEDSDLLVELERRHTGRFTFRSDPTQHREQIKYLDAAGGEEIKL from the coding sequence ATGAGTTTGAAAAATTTGAAACGAATGTTGGGACTCTCTCGCGAGTTCAACCAAGGCCGCAAGTTGGTGGTCAATTGCGAGAAGTTGGAAACGCGCATGGCGATGGTCGAGGACGGCGTGCTCGAGGAATACACCATCGAGCGCATCAATGATGACCGCCTGGTCGGGAGCATCTTCAAGGGCCGGGTCAAGAACATCGAGCAGGGCCTCAAGGCCATGTTCGTGGACATTGGCTTTGAGAAGAATGCCTTCCTTCACTTTTGGGACGCCATCCCGGCCGCGCTCGATGGCGGGATGGAGGAAATCCAGCGAGGCGGCCGACCCAAGGCCAAGAAAAAGCGCATCACTTCCCGCGATATCCCGAGCATCTACCCGGCCGGTTCCGAGGTCTTGATCCAGGTGACCAAGGGGCCGATCGGAACCAAGGGCCCTCGGGTCACCACCAACATCAGCCTGCCCGGCCGCTATCTGGTGCTCATGCCCTACAACGAACAGTTCGGCATTTCGCGCAAAGTGGACGACCCGAAGGAGCGACAGCGCCTCCGCAAGATCATGGAGAAACTGACGGTGCCTGAAGGCATGGGGGTCATCATGAGAACGGTGGCGACTGGTAAGCGGCTGCGGCACTTTGTGCGGGATTTGAGCGTTCTTTTGGAAGACTGGCAGGCCATTGAGAATGCCAAGGCCAACAAGCCTGCGCCGGTTTGTGCTTTCCAGGAGCCCGATCTGGTGGGCCGATCCGTGCGCGACTTTCTGACGGAGGACGTCGACGAGGTGATCTGCGACAGCGAGGAAACGGCGGACCGGATGCGGGAGTTGGCGGCCCCGATTTCCAAGCGCTCCATGCGAAAGATTCATCATTTGAGCACGCCGGGCCCCATTTTCGATGAGTTGGGAATCGAGAAGCAGATTGCGGACGCCTTTCATCGCCAAGTCTGGCTGAAGTGCGGAGGCTATCTCGTGATCGATGAGACGGAGGCCATGATCACCGTGGACGTGAACACGGGACGCAACCGAGGTTCCAAGAACGTCGAGAAGATGATCACCGAGACCAATGTGGAGGCGGCCGAGGAGGTGGCCCGGCAACTTCGCCTACGCAATATCGGCGGCCTGGTGGTGGTGGACTTCATCGACATGAAGGGTCGAAAAGACCAGCAGGCGGTTTACCGGGCCATGAAAGAGCGTCTCAAACGCGACAAGGCCAAGACCCAGGTCCTCCATATTTCCCAACTGGGCCTCATGGAGATGACCCGACAGAGGCTGCACGAAAGCCTCAGCGACACCTTGTATGATCGCTGCCCCTATTGCAGCGGCAACGGCAAGATCAAGTCGACCATGTCGATGAGCGTGGAGCTGCAGCGGACTTTGACCGGGCTCATCGGAAAACAGGGTATTGGCGATCTCGTGATCGTGGTGCACCCGGAGGTCATGGATCGTCTGCGAAGCGAGGACTCGGATCTCTTGGTCGAACTGGAACGCCGTCATACCGGCCGTTTCACCTTCCGAAGTGATCCCACCCAGCACCGAGAGCAGATCAAGTATCTCGATGCGGCGGGCGGTGAGGAGATCAAGCTCTGA
- a CDS encoding rod shape-determining protein, translating to MFKKLFGFFANDIGIDLGTANTLVNLKDQGIVLREPSVVAVKAGSREVLAVGDDAKRMLGRTPGNIVAIRPLKDGVIADFETTEAMLSYFIKKVQGNRSYGRPRVVVAVPSGITEVEKRAVRESALHAGAREVYLIEEPMAAAIGVGLPVQEASGNMIVDIGGGTTEVALISLSGVVYSRSVRVAGDELDEAITMYLKRAYNLMVGERTAEDIKIRMGSAYPLPKETTMDVKGRDLVAGLPKTINITSQEIREAMLDPLNTIVDAVRTALERCPPELSADLVDRGLMLAGGGALLRGLDQLLREETGLPVHVAEDPLSAVAEGAGKVLHELSFLKKVANNQ from the coding sequence ATGTTCAAAAAACTTTTTGGATTCTTCGCCAATGATATCGGAATCGACCTCGGCACGGCCAACACCCTGGTAAATCTCAAGGACCAGGGGATCGTCCTACGCGAGCCTTCGGTGGTGGCCGTGAAGGCGGGGTCGCGCGAGGTTCTAGCCGTGGGGGATGACGCCAAACGAATGTTGGGTCGGACGCCGGGAAACATCGTGGCCATTCGCCCATTGAAGGATGGGGTGATCGCGGACTTCGAAACGACTGAGGCCATGCTCAGTTATTTCATCAAGAAGGTGCAGGGCAACCGCTCCTATGGTCGGCCTCGGGTGGTGGTGGCGGTGCCTTCGGGCATCACCGAAGTTGAGAAACGAGCCGTGAGAGAATCAGCGCTCCATGCCGGAGCGCGAGAGGTCTACCTCATCGAAGAACCGATGGCAGCCGCCATCGGGGTGGGGCTGCCTGTTCAGGAAGCTTCTGGCAATATGATCGTAGACATCGGGGGAGGGACGACGGAGGTGGCTCTGATTTCTCTTTCGGGAGTGGTTTATAGTCGGAGCGTTCGGGTGGCCGGGGATGAATTGGATGAAGCCATCACCATGTATCTCAAGCGGGCTTACAATCTGATGGTGGGGGAGAGAACAGCCGAGGACATCAAAATCCGCATGGGCTCGGCCTACCCTCTCCCGAAGGAGACGACCATGGATGTAAAGGGGCGCGATTTGGTGGCGGGTCTCCCCAAGACCATCAATATCACGTCCCAAGAAATTCGGGAGGCGATGTTGGATCCTCTCAATACCATCGTGGATGCGGTGCGAACGGCGCTGGAGCGTTGTCCGCCCGAGCTTTCGGCGGACTTGGTGGATCGCGGTCTCATGTTGGCCGGCGGAGGGGCCCTCCTGCGGGGGCTGGATCAGCTTTTAAGGGAGGAGACGGGGTTGCCCGTTCACGTAGCCGAGGATCCTTTGAGTGCGGTGGCGGAGGGCGCTGGCAAGGTCTTACACGAGTTGTCCTTCCTCAAGAAGGTCGCCAACAATCAGTGA
- the purE gene encoding 5-(carboxyamino)imidazole ribonucleotide mutase, whose amino-acid sequence MMNSSQPQVGILMGSDSDWPTMRLAAEVCQDFEIDYEARVVSAHRTPDDMAEYAKSAVKRGLHVLIAGAGGAAHLPGMVASYTTLPVIGVPVESQALQGMDSLLSIVQMPAGIPVATVAIGNARNAGLLAIRILATWNRDLTPKLQAFQEEMAETSREKSRNLL is encoded by the coding sequence ATGATGAACAGCAGCCAGCCCCAAGTAGGCATTCTCATGGGAAGCGATAGCGACTGGCCCACCATGAGGTTGGCGGCCGAGGTTTGCCAAGACTTCGAGATCGACTACGAGGCCCGAGTGGTCTCCGCCCACCGCACCCCGGACGATATGGCGGAGTATGCCAAGAGCGCGGTCAAACGAGGGCTGCATGTCTTGATCGCCGGAGCGGGCGGCGCCGCGCACTTGCCGGGCATGGTCGCGAGCTACACCACCCTGCCGGTCATCGGGGTCCCGGTGGAAAGCCAGGCCCTCCAAGGAATGGATTCCCTGCTTTCCATCGTGCAAATGCCCGCGGGGATCCCGGTGGCCACGGTGGCGATTGGGAATGCCCGCAATGCAGGTCTTCTGGCCATTCGGATTCTGGCGACTTGGAATCGAGACCTCACCCCCAAGCTCCAGGCCTTTCAGGAGGAGATGGCGGAAACGTCCCGAGAGAAAAGTCGAAATCTTCTCTGA
- a CDS encoding penicillin-binding transpeptidase domain-containing protein, with amino-acid sequence MRVRIHLRLAALGLLVLFGFGSLMARLWTMQVDRQDYYTEILPTTSTVSVRVPATRGRILDRNGTVLVDNQASFKIVVDLAEVVRAYRQEMGEMPTVQFEVGALPKQFQEADIVSIFKETVQPKLAALGLARDFNAASLRNHYRTYRGVVPFEYPGDATFRESVRLAERIGVIPGTSIVVKPRRIYEYGALASHLLGYLSQPDIGKIDRERLSQFTYFIGDDYGAAGLEKTFNSVLSGKPGKRVMLKNEKGSLVGEIENLAPEAGADVFLTLDARIQWLTEQALREGKVGRGAAVVLDPKTGEILAMASVPSYDANRFIPRIKAEVWQAYLRDPTRPLLCTALRAFEPGSTFKVVVSLGAGLVGMDQHSYVCTGGVRYGDHFKKCWIHSKGGAHGRLGLEEAIKVSCNSYYYLLGNNLRDEPIVRVSRMLGLGQESGLELAGLGEMPGIVPGSLPWKELQGRSLDRPLTPAETANLTIGQGETLATPLQMANVAASVANGGTSYRPSLVRFAIDKRGRLVHQAKEASRAINLLEEGVSARALDAVRNGMWKAANEPGGTAQRGGPEGWEIGGKTGTAQTSIQGRRGNNSWFISFAPFESPRYAVAVVVLGGQSGGKVAAPVARRIYEGLQEMEKGHFPQLTKLEEAKGFFDEAEETTYGEELLVVDEAEGESGDEAGVPLRVHRAAAVPFEAVDDLEAPTPALGADAEGSTF; translated from the coding sequence ATGAGAGTGCGCATTCATCTGCGGTTGGCGGCTTTGGGGCTTTTGGTGCTCTTCGGCTTCGGTTCTTTGATGGCCCGCTTGTGGACGATGCAGGTGGATCGGCAGGACTATTACACCGAGATTTTGCCCACCACCTCGACGGTTTCCGTGCGGGTGCCTGCGACCCGCGGGCGCATTCTAGATCGAAATGGCACGGTGCTCGTCGACAACCAAGCCAGCTTCAAAATTGTGGTGGACTTGGCGGAAGTGGTACGTGCCTATCGCCAGGAAATGGGAGAAATGCCGACGGTGCAGTTCGAGGTGGGGGCTCTTCCGAAACAGTTTCAAGAGGCAGACATTGTCTCGATCTTCAAGGAGACGGTCCAGCCGAAGCTGGCGGCCTTGGGGCTGGCTCGGGATTTTAACGCGGCGTCTCTTCGCAATCATTATCGCACTTACCGGGGAGTGGTGCCTTTTGAGTATCCCGGCGATGCCACCTTCAGGGAGAGCGTGCGGCTGGCGGAAAGGATCGGGGTGATTCCCGGAACCAGCATTGTGGTGAAACCACGGCGTATTTATGAATACGGGGCCCTCGCCAGCCACCTTTTGGGTTACCTTAGCCAGCCGGATATCGGCAAGATTGATCGAGAGAGGCTTTCGCAATTCACCTATTTCATCGGCGATGATTACGGCGCAGCCGGGCTGGAGAAGACTTTCAACTCCGTCCTCTCCGGCAAGCCTGGGAAGCGCGTGATGTTGAAGAATGAGAAGGGCAGTCTGGTGGGGGAAATCGAAAATCTCGCCCCAGAAGCAGGCGCCGACGTCTTTCTGACACTGGATGCTCGGATCCAGTGGCTGACGGAGCAAGCTCTGCGAGAGGGAAAGGTGGGTCGGGGAGCTGCGGTGGTGCTGGATCCGAAGACAGGCGAAATTCTGGCCATGGCCTCGGTGCCTTCCTATGATGCCAACCGCTTCATTCCGCGAATCAAGGCGGAGGTTTGGCAGGCTTACCTGCGGGATCCGACCCGGCCTCTTCTGTGCACAGCGCTGCGAGCCTTTGAGCCGGGTTCGACTTTCAAGGTGGTGGTTTCTTTAGGCGCAGGGCTCGTCGGGATGGACCAACACAGCTATGTTTGCACTGGAGGAGTGCGCTATGGCGATCATTTCAAGAAATGCTGGATTCACAGCAAGGGAGGGGCGCATGGTCGCCTCGGCTTGGAGGAGGCCATTAAGGTTTCCTGCAATTCCTATTACTATCTTTTAGGTAACAACCTGCGGGATGAGCCGATCGTGCGGGTTTCCCGCATGCTGGGCTTGGGGCAGGAATCCGGCTTGGAACTGGCCGGGCTGGGCGAGATGCCGGGAATCGTCCCGGGCAGTCTTCCTTGGAAGGAACTTCAGGGTCGCTCGCTGGATCGGCCCCTCACCCCCGCCGAGACGGCCAATCTAACGATCGGGCAGGGCGAAACGCTCGCGACCCCACTCCAAATGGCGAATGTGGCCGCGAGCGTTGCCAACGGAGGCACGTCCTATCGGCCCAGCTTGGTGCGGTTTGCGATCGATAAGAGGGGCCGCCTGGTCCACCAGGCGAAAGAGGCGTCACGCGCCATCAATCTGCTGGAAGAGGGAGTGAGCGCGCGCGCGCTGGACGCGGTCCGCAACGGGATGTGGAAGGCGGCCAATGAACCCGGCGGGACGGCCCAGCGGGGAGGCCCGGAGGGCTGGGAGATTGGAGGGAAGACGGGCACGGCCCAGACCAGCATCCAGGGGCGACGGGGCAACAATTCCTGGTTCATCAGTTTTGCGCCCTTTGAGAGTCCCCGCTACGCGGTGGCGGTGGTGGTGCTGGGAGGCCAGAGCGGAGGCAAGGTAGCGGCTCCGGTGGCCCGTCGCATCTACGAGGGCCTTCAGGAGATGGAGAAAGGCCATTTTCCGCAGCTGACAAAATTGGAGGAAGCCAAAGGTTTTTTCGACGAGGCCGAGGAAACCACCTATGGGGAGGAACTTCTCGTAGTGGATGAGGCGGAGGGGGAGTCTGGCGATGAAGCGGGGGTGCCTTTGCGGGTGCACCGGGCAGCGGCAGTTCCCTTTGAGGCCGTAGACGACTTGGAGGCCCCTACGCCTGCGTTGGGGGCCGACGCGGAAGGAAGCACTTTTTGA
- the rpsN gene encoding 30S ribosomal protein S14 gives MAKKSWIAREARKQKTVAKYAQLRAKLKAEKDYVGLSMLPRDASPTRRTNRCEATGRRHGFIRRFKLSRIAFRELASSGMIPGVTKSSW, from the coding sequence ATGGCTAAGAAATCCTGGATTGCCCGCGAGGCACGCAAACAAAAAACCGTCGCCAAATACGCTCAGCTTCGGGCGAAGCTGAAGGCGGAGAAGGATTACGTCGGTCTCTCGATGCTCCCCCGCGATGCCAGCCCGACCCGCCGGACCAACCGGTGCGAGGCGACCGGTCGGCGCCACGGCTTCATCCGTCGGTTCAAACTTTCCCGGATTGCCTTCCGCGAACTGGCTTCTTCTGGCATGATCCCGGGGGTCACCAAATCGAGTTGGTAA
- a CDS encoding sugar phosphate isomerase/epimerase — translation MMRPVTLFTGQWADLPVETLAEKAKDFGYDGLELACWGDHFEVEKADAAYCAGKRALLEKHGLKAFAISTHLVGQAVADVIDSRHQAILPPYVWGDGDPEGVRQRAAEEVVKTAHAAKEFGVEVVNGFTGSPIWHLLYSFPPAPPEMIEEGFANAAARWKPILDEFQSLGVKYALEVHPTEIAFDIASAERWLASIDHHPAFGFNYDPSHLGYQGVDYVGFIRKFADKIFHVHMKDAYWSETPTEAGVFGGHLDFHDSRRYWDFRSVGRGSIDFELIIRALNEIGYTGPLSVEWEDGGMDREQGATESADFCHGIDFMPSNVAFDSAFSDDE, via the coding sequence ATCATGCGTCCCGTCACTCTCTTCACCGGCCAATGGGCCGACCTCCCCGTGGAAACTCTAGCGGAAAAAGCCAAGGACTTTGGCTACGATGGACTGGAGCTTGCCTGTTGGGGCGATCACTTTGAAGTCGAGAAAGCCGACGCCGCCTACTGCGCTGGGAAACGGGCTCTGCTCGAAAAGCACGGCCTGAAGGCCTTCGCGATTTCCACTCACCTGGTCGGCCAGGCCGTGGCCGATGTCATCGACTCCCGCCACCAAGCCATTCTTCCTCCTTACGTCTGGGGCGATGGCGATCCCGAGGGCGTGCGCCAACGGGCCGCTGAGGAGGTCGTCAAGACTGCTCACGCCGCCAAAGAGTTTGGCGTCGAGGTCGTCAATGGCTTCACCGGCAGCCCCATCTGGCACCTCCTCTACTCTTTCCCGCCCGCCCCGCCCGAAATGATCGAGGAAGGCTTCGCCAACGCGGCCGCCCGCTGGAAACCGATTTTGGATGAGTTCCAAAGCCTCGGCGTGAAGTATGCGCTGGAAGTGCATCCCACTGAAATCGCCTTCGACATCGCCTCGGCCGAGCGATGGCTCGCCTCCATCGATCATCATCCCGCCTTTGGCTTCAACTACGACCCCAGCCACCTAGGCTACCAGGGAGTGGACTACGTGGGCTTCATTCGGAAGTTCGCGGACAAAATCTTCCACGTCCATATGAAGGACGCCTACTGGTCCGAGACTCCTACTGAAGCCGGCGTCTTCGGCGGCCACCTCGACTTCCATGACTCCCGCCGCTACTGGGACTTCCGCAGCGTGGGCCGCGGGAGCATCGACTTCGAACTCATCATCCGCGCCCTGAATGAGATTGGCTACACCGGTCCGCTCTCCGTAGAATGGGAAGACGGCGGCATGGATCGCGAGCAAGGGGCCACTGAGTCCGCCGATTTTTGCCATGGCATCGACTTCATGCCCTCGAACGTCGCCTTCGACTCCGCCTTCAGCGACGACGAGTAA